The following proteins come from a genomic window of Dongia rigui:
- a CDS encoding MarR family winged helix-turn-helix transcriptional regulator: MNKPFDAKEPSLGFLLYDAARLMRRDFDRRAKSLGLTRAQWSVLAHLRRNEGSNQASIADHLDVEPITLVRLLDRLEEAGWIERRMDPKDRRARLIYLTEKTHPILARMQELGAETRDVMMAGIPEAAQATMYEHLLRMRANLTSSTKPAEAEEVYPEAENA; the protein is encoded by the coding sequence TTGAACAAGCCATTCGACGCTAAAGAGCCGAGCCTCGGCTTCCTGCTTTATGACGCGGCGCGGCTGATGCGGCGGGATTTCGACCGGCGCGCGAAATCGCTGGGCCTCACGCGGGCGCAATGGTCGGTGCTGGCGCATCTCAGGCGCAACGAAGGTTCCAACCAAGCTTCGATCGCCGATCATCTCGATGTCGAGCCGATCACCCTGGTGCGTCTCCTCGACCGGCTGGAGGAAGCGGGCTGGATCGAGCGGCGCATGGACCCCAAGGATCGCCGCGCGCGGCTCATCTACCTCACCGAGAAGACGCACCCGATCCTCGCCAGAATGCAGGAGCTGGGTGCCGAGACCCGCGACGTGATGATGGCCGGCATCCCCGAAGCAGCACAGGCCACGATGTATGAACACCTGCTGCGCATGCGCGCAAATCTGACCAGTTCGACCAAACCCGCCGAGGCGGAAGAGGTCTACCCGGAAGCTGAAAATGCCTGA
- a CDS encoding HlyD family secretion protein: MSEANDRNVMAPKPALWRRYRRTLLLGVVPALVVVGAGYVYVTGGRFVDTDNAYVKAHKVQVSTDISGRVMEVLVHENDVVKAGTPLLRLDTEPLNIALAQAEADRETVRNDLTALKASYRQREEDLQAASSTLGMAQREYQRRQKLVAGKVISESEFDAARNERDVAQRQVSGIREDMQRILAELGGNPEVKAEDHPRYRAAQARVDSALRDLRLSEVLAPDTGIISQIDNLRPGDYATAGRPVFSLISEEGLWVEANFKETDLTYVRPGQKAEISVDTYPDTEFTAIVDSIGAATGAEFSALPPQNATGNWVKVVQRIPVRLHIEPTDNGTDTPLRAGMSVVVDIDTEHHRVLPGFVKSAAAWVGVE, encoded by the coding sequence ATGTCCGAAGCCAACGACCGCAATGTGATGGCGCCGAAGCCCGCCCTGTGGCGGCGCTATCGCCGCACCCTGCTGCTGGGCGTCGTCCCGGCGCTGGTGGTGGTGGGGGCCGGCTACGTCTATGTGACCGGCGGGCGCTTCGTCGATACCGACAATGCCTATGTGAAGGCGCATAAGGTTCAGGTCAGCACCGACATCTCCGGTCGCGTCATGGAAGTGCTGGTGCATGAGAACGACGTGGTGAAGGCCGGCACGCCCTTGCTGCGCCTAGATACCGAGCCGCTCAACATTGCCTTGGCACAGGCCGAGGCCGATCGCGAGACCGTCCGCAACGATCTTACCGCCCTCAAGGCCAGCTATCGCCAGCGCGAGGAGGATCTGCAGGCCGCCAGTTCGACCCTTGGCATGGCGCAGCGCGAATATCAGCGGCGGCAGAAGCTGGTCGCCGGCAAGGTCATTTCGGAATCGGAGTTCGACGCCGCACGCAACGAGCGCGACGTGGCGCAGCGCCAGGTCTCCGGCATTCGCGAAGACATGCAGCGCATCCTGGCCGAGCTGGGTGGCAATCCGGAGGTGAAGGCCGAAGACCATCCCAGATACCGCGCCGCCCAGGCCAGAGTCGACTCAGCCTTGCGTGACTTGCGCCTCTCTGAAGTCCTGGCGCCCGATACCGGCATCATCTCGCAGATCGACAATTTGCGCCCCGGTGATTACGCAACCGCCGGCCGGCCGGTGTTCAGCCTGATCTCGGAAGAGGGGCTGTGGGTGGAGGCGAATTTCAAGGAGACCGACCTTACCTATGTCCGCCCCGGGCAAAAGGCCGAGATCAGCGTCGACACCTATCCGGATACCGAATTCACGGCGATCGTCGACAGCATCGGTGCCGCCACGGGCGCCGAGTTCAGCGCCCTGCCGCCGCAGAACGCCACCGGCAATTGGGTGAAGGTCGTGCAGCGCATTCCGGTGCGCCTCCATATCGAACCCACCGACAACGGCACTGACACGCCACTGCGCGCCGGCATGAGCGTCGTCGTCGATATCGACACCGAGCATCACCGCGTCCTGCCAGGCTTCGTCAAATCCGCCGCCGCCTGGGTGGGTGTGGAGTAG
- a CDS encoding DHA2 family efflux MFS transporter permease subunit, giving the protein MTISAKSSPMLITFSVMLATIMQALDTTIANVALPHMQGTLSATQDQISWVLTSYIVAAGIMTPATGFLSQRFGRKRLFVWSVIGFTLASLLCGAAFTLNQIVLYRLLQGVFGAALVPLSQAILLDTFPREQHGKAMAMWGVGVMIGPILGPTLGGLLTEYYNWRWVFLINLPFGILALSGILAFVPETPKDPNRPFDFLGFAFLAIAIGALQMMLDRGELQAWFESPEIVIEGLVAALALYMFIAHMFTHHRPFLDRHLFVDRNFVTGLVFIFIIGIILLATMALLPPFLQHLKGYPVVTTGYLLAPRGIGTMVSMMLVGRVMGKIDTRLLILAGLALTSLSLWQMGRFSLDVTEFMLVESGVIQGLGLGLIFVPLSTITFSTLAPHLRTEAAAMFSLMRNIGSSIGISIVTALLSRNSQINHAGLSEHVSIFNPLMHAPYLPPSWSLDTTTGLLALDAEVNRQAASIAYIDDFVLMMWVTLCAVPLLLLLRKPRAVAGTPAPALHAVAD; this is encoded by the coding sequence ATGACCATTTCCGCCAAATCATCACCCATGCTGATCACCTTCTCGGTGATGCTGGCGACCATCATGCAGGCGCTGGACACGACCATCGCCAATGTGGCCCTGCCGCATATGCAGGGGACATTGTCGGCGACCCAGGATCAGATTTCCTGGGTGCTGACGTCCTACATCGTCGCCGCCGGCATCATGACGCCGGCCACCGGCTTTCTGTCGCAGCGCTTTGGGCGCAAGCGGCTGTTCGTCTGGTCGGTGATCGGTTTCACGCTGGCCTCATTGCTGTGCGGCGCCGCTTTCACGCTCAATCAGATCGTGCTCTATCGCCTGCTGCAAGGTGTCTTCGGTGCGGCCTTGGTGCCCTTGAGCCAGGCGATCCTGCTCGACACCTTCCCGCGCGAGCAGCACGGCAAGGCGATGGCCATGTGGGGCGTCGGTGTCATGATCGGCCCGATTTTGGGGCCGACCTTGGGCGGCCTCCTCACCGAATATTACAACTGGCGCTGGGTGTTCCTGATCAACCTGCCCTTCGGCATCCTGGCGCTCTCCGGCATCCTTGCTTTCGTGCCGGAAACGCCCAAGGATCCCAACCGCCCGTTCGATTTCCTCGGCTTCGCATTTCTGGCCATCGCCATCGGTGCCTTGCAGATGATGCTCGACCGCGGTGAGTTGCAGGCCTGGTTTGAATCACCTGAGATCGTGATCGAAGGGCTTGTGGCTGCCTTGGCGCTCTACATGTTCATCGCCCACATGTTCACGCATCACCGGCCGTTCCTCGACCGGCATCTTTTCGTCGACCGCAATTTCGTCACGGGCCTCGTCTTCATCTTCATCATCGGCATCATCCTGCTGGCGACGATGGCGCTGCTGCCACCCTTCCTGCAGCATCTCAAAGGCTATCCGGTCGTCACCACCGGCTATCTGCTGGCGCCGCGCGGCATCGGCACCATGGTCTCGATGATGCTGGTCGGCCGTGTGATGGGAAAGATCGACACGCGCCTGCTGATCCTCGCCGGCCTTGCGCTTACCTCGCTGTCGCTGTGGCAGATGGGGCGCTTCAGCCTCGACGTCACCGAATTCATGCTGGTGGAGAGCGGCGTCATCCAGGGCTTGGGGCTTGGCCTCATTTTCGTGCCGCTTAGTACGATCACTTTCTCGACCCTGGCGCCACACTTGCGGACCGAAGCGGCGGCGATGTTCAGCCTGATGCGTAATATCGGCAGCTCGATCGGCATATCGATCGTGACCGCGCTGCTGTCGCGCAATTCGCAGATCAACCACGCGGGATTGAGCGAGCATGTCAGCATTTTCAACCCGCTGATGCATGCCCCCTATCTGCCGCCGAGCTGGTCACTCGACACCACGACCGGCCTCCTCGCCCTTGATGCCGAGGTCAACCGGCAGGCCGCCAGCATCGCCTATATCGACGATTTCGTCCTGATGATGTGGGTGACGCTGTGCGCCGTCCCATTGCTGCTGCTGCTCAGGAAACCCCGCGCTGTCGCCGGCACGCCGGCGCCGGCACTCCATGCCGTGGCGGACTAA
- the ddpX gene encoding D-alanyl-D-alanine dipeptidase, giving the protein MSLVEITPAEYDVDIDLVYGTKDNLSGHVIYQTPHCYLHERAAEALRQAVHLARPLGLRFKIFDAYRPSEAQWALWNALPDPEFVADPRRGSPHTRGVAIDLTLIDDQGRELEMGTGFDEAIPQSHHGSIEVSVTAQQNRFTLLGIMMAAGWDNYKNEWWHYQLFNSRDYPLIEQAQLKRPMM; this is encoded by the coding sequence ATGAGCCTTGTTGAAATTACCCCGGCGGAATACGACGTCGATATCGACCTGGTCTATGGGACCAAGGACAATTTGAGCGGGCACGTCATCTATCAGACGCCGCATTGCTACCTGCATGAGCGCGCGGCCGAGGCGTTGCGCCAGGCGGTGCATCTGGCCCGGCCCTTGGGATTGCGCTTCAAGATCTTCGACGCCTACCGCCCGTCGGAAGCGCAATGGGCACTGTGGAACGCGCTGCCCGACCCCGAATTCGTCGCCGATCCGCGCCGTGGTTCGCCGCATACCCGTGGTGTCGCCATCGATTTGACGCTGATCGACGACCAGGGGCGGGAGTTGGAAATGGGCACCGGCTTTGATGAGGCGATCCCGCAATCGCATCATGGTTCCATCGAGGTCTCGGTAACGGCGCAGCAAAACCGCTTTACCCTGCTCGGAATCATGATGGCGGCCGGCTGGGACAATTATAAAAACGAGTGGTGGCACTACCAGCTGTTCAACAGCCGCGATTATCCGCTGATCGAGCAGGCGCAATTGAAGCGCCCGATGATGTAA
- the tsaB gene encoding tRNA (adenosine(37)-N6)-threonylcarbamoyltransferase complex dimerization subunit type 1 TsaB has protein sequence MPDRLILAMDAAGDSCSVALGRASDAGLDVLASQKTEMKHGHAVALVPMIDKVMTQADRIFADLSAIAVGNGPGGFTGLRIALATARGLGLALEKPVLGVSNFQAAARQLPMDQRPLDGDILVMIDSRREEPYVARLDPDLLFKTAPRFMTLAEIASDLAAHPPSVITGDGTSLWQGVWPAGAGRHPAAADALGILALAADPAQRYSAKPDPLYLRPADVSAPKAP, from the coding sequence ATGCCAGATCGCCTCATCCTTGCCATGGATGCCGCCGGGGACAGTTGCTCGGTCGCCTTGGGCCGTGCCAGCGATGCCGGCCTCGACGTGCTGGCGTCGCAGAAGACCGAGATGAAGCATGGCCATGCGGTGGCCCTGGTGCCGATGATCGACAAGGTGATGACGCAGGCCGATCGCATCTTTGCCGATCTGTCGGCGATTGCCGTCGGCAACGGGCCTGGCGGCTTCACCGGGCTGCGCATCGCTTTGGCAACGGCGCGCGGCCTGGGCTTGGCGTTGGAGAAGCCAGTCCTTGGCGTCAGCAATTTCCAGGCTGCGGCAAGGCAGCTGCCGATGGACCAGCGGCCATTAGACGGCGACATCCTGGTCATGATCGACAGCCGGCGCGAAGAACCCTATGTCGCGCGGCTCGATCCCGATCTTCTCTTCAAAACCGCCCCGCGCTTCATGACGCTTGCAGAAATCGCTTCCGACTTGGCGGCGCATCCGCCTTCCGTCATCACCGGCGACGGGACCAGCCTGTGGCAAGGCGTCTGGCCCGCGGGCGCCGGGCGGCACCCGGCCGCGGCCGATGCTCTCGGCATTCTTGCGCTCGCGGCCGATCCCGCCCAAAGATATAGCGCCAAGCCCGATCCGCTTTATCTGCGCCCCGCCGACGTTTCGGCGCCCAAGGCACCCTGA
- a CDS encoding GNAT family N-acetyltransferase, whose product MTADRTGPVLQPIGPFDVDLLAELHHRCFTAIWDRPWNAKSFADVLAMPGAAGQILSVGDAPVGFGITLQAVDEVDVLLIGVLPEARGAGLGPMLLDSLLSAAASRGAARALLEVAAENRAAIATYTKVGFTICGRRKQYYPGPTDAILYERALNSCRIDDKSHQ is encoded by the coding sequence ATGACCGCTGACAGGACAGGGCCGGTGCTGCAACCGATCGGCCCTTTCGATGTCGATCTTCTGGCCGAATTGCACCACCGCTGCTTTACCGCGATCTGGGACCGGCCCTGGAACGCCAAATCCTTTGCCGATGTGTTGGCGATGCCGGGTGCGGCGGGGCAGATTCTCAGCGTCGGCGATGCACCGGTCGGTTTCGGCATCACCTTGCAGGCGGTCGATGAGGTCGACGTGCTGCTGATCGGCGTTTTGCCGGAAGCACGCGGGGCAGGGCTGGGGCCCATGCTGCTCGACAGCTTGCTGTCGGCGGCGGCGTCACGGGGGGCTGCGCGCGCTTTGCTGGAGGTGGCGGCGGAGAACCGCGCCGCCATCGCTACCTATACCAAGGTCGGCTTCACAATCTGTGGTCGCCGCAAGCAATATTACCCAGGGCCAACCGACGCCATTCTTTACGAGAGAGCCCTGAATTCGTGCCGTATTGATGACAAAAGCCATCAATAA
- a CDS encoding MucR family transcriptional regulator, with amino-acid sequence MSDTLKSDPLLPLVTEIVVAYLSHNTVAMNDIPRLIAETRAALANSGNAAGTLPGGANLARPSAGHGTLRAEREPAVPVKKSVTPDYLICLEDGIKLKMLKRHLRTAYDMTPEQYRERWGLPADYPMVAPNYAKKRSSLAREFGLGRGGRKRATRRRN; translated from the coding sequence ATGAGCGACACGCTCAAGAGCGATCCCCTGCTGCCCCTGGTGACAGAGATCGTTGTCGCCTACCTGTCACATAACACCGTTGCGATGAATGATATTCCGCGCCTTATCGCCGAGACGCGGGCCGCCCTGGCCAATAGCGGCAATGCCGCCGGCACGCTGCCGGGCGGTGCCAATCTGGCGCGGCCTTCGGCGGGTCATGGCACCTTGCGCGCCGAGCGGGAACCCGCGGTCCCGGTCAAGAAATCGGTGACACCCGATTACCTCATCTGCCTCGAGGACGGCATCAAATTGAAGATGCTGAAGCGCCATCTGCGCACGGCCTATGACATGACGCCCGAGCAATATCGCGAGCGTTGGGGCCTGCCGGCCGATTACCCGATGGTGGCACCCAATTACGCCAAGAAGCGCTCCTCCCTGGCGCGCGAATTCGGCCTTGGCCGCGGTGGCCGCAAACGTGCGACCCGGCGCCGCAATTAG
- a CDS encoding Fur family transcriptional regulator, translated as MPSRLERLCIEKGLKMTDQRRIIARVLSEAQDHPDVELLHKRAAQIDSGISLATVYRTVRLFEEASILERHDFGDGRARYEEAKDDHHDHLIDIQSGRVIEFTNEQIEKLQKGVAAELGYKLVGHRLELYAVPLSKDNDDETALSGRAKRAMPAGGSDK; from the coding sequence GTGCCATCAAGGCTGGAACGGCTGTGTATCGAAAAAGGGCTGAAGATGACCGACCAGCGTCGGATCATCGCGCGCGTGCTCTCTGAAGCGCAGGATCATCCGGACGTCGAATTGCTGCACAAGCGCGCGGCCCAGATCGATTCCGGCATTTCGCTCGCCACCGTCTATCGCACCGTGCGCCTCTTCGAAGAAGCCAGCATCCTGGAGCGCCATGATTTCGGCGACGGTCGCGCACGCTATGAAGAGGCCAAGGACGACCACCACGACCATCTCATCGACATCCAGTCCGGCCGCGTGATCGAGTTCACCAACGAGCAGATCGAAAAGCTGCAGAAGGGTGTCGCGGCCGAGCTCGGCTACAAGCTGGTGGGCCACCGGCTGGAGCTCTACGCCGTGCCGCTCTCCAAGGACAATGATGACGAGACCGCGCTGTCCGGCCGTGCCAAGCGTGCCATGCCGGCAGGAGGCAGCGACAAATGA
- a CDS encoding GNAT family N-acetyltransferase yields MIVAAARRERPVEVIVGDLEARLAETEAEILAAQELRYRVFYGETGAIPSAEMTKLGRDFDSFDPYCDHLIVVDRTRGSGVKGIVATYRLLRREAARRAGRFYSIAEYDIAPLVNRPGEILELGRSCVDPAYRNKMAMQLLWKGITDYILFHKVEVMFGCASFPGTDPEAHRMALSYLHHRHLAPPQVRPRAVAGRYVDMNMMPLADIDERRALASLPPLIKGYLRLSGYVGDGAVIDHEFGSVDVSIVVVTAEVTDKYMKHYTRPDYGGDS; encoded by the coding sequence ATGATTGTCGCTGCGGCCCGGCGCGAGCGGCCGGTCGAAGTCATCGTCGGCGATCTCGAAGCGCGGCTTGCGGAAACCGAAGCTGAAATCCTGGCGGCGCAGGAACTGCGCTATCGGGTCTTCTATGGCGAGACGGGGGCCATCCCCAGCGCCGAGATGACCAAGCTGGGGCGCGATTTCGATTCCTTCGATCCCTATTGCGACCATCTTATCGTCGTCGACCGCACGCGCGGCTCCGGCGTCAAAGGCATCGTCGCCACCTATCGCCTGCTGCGCCGGGAAGCGGCACGGCGTGCCGGGCGTTTCTATTCGATCGCCGAATACGACATCGCACCGCTGGTGAACCGGCCGGGCGAGATCCTGGAACTGGGCCGCTCCTGCGTCGATCCCGCCTATCGCAACAAGATGGCGATGCAGCTGCTGTGGAAGGGCATCACCGACTACATCCTCTTCCATAAGGTCGAGGTGATGTTCGGTTGCGCAAGTTTCCCCGGCACGGACCCTGAAGCCCACCGGATGGCGCTTTCCTATCTCCATCACCGGCATCTGGCGCCGCCGCAGGTTCGGCCCAGGGCCGTGGCCGGGCGCTATGTCGACATGAACATGATGCCGCTCGCCGATATCGACGAACGGCGCGCACTCGCCTCGCTGCCGCCGCTCATCAAGGGCTATCTGCGCCTCTCCGGCTATGTCGGCGACGGCGCGGTGATCGATCACGAATTCGGCTCGGTCGACGTTTCCATCGTGGTGGTGACCGCCGAGGTCACCGACAAATACATGAAACACTACACGCGCCCGGATTACGGCGGCGATTCGTGA
- a CDS encoding lysophospholipid acyltransferase family protein: MPRRPARHFELDAGSSFWGALRLAGYLGVTVALSPVQLLFLLLRVRGRHLLPRLYHRLTCRIIGLDVEIRGRMSTATPTLFVSNHSSYFDIPVLGSLIEGSFVAKTEVGSWPVFGWLSKMQRTVYVDRRRGTTHRQRDDLQKRLDAGDNLVLFPEGTSNDGNRVLPFRSALLSVAEREAKGGKLVVQPVSVTYTKLNSLPMGYGNRAYLAWYGDMTLGDHLWNFARLGPARVVVEFHDPITIADFRSRKELTQHCYARVSGGVADALHGKLG; encoded by the coding sequence ATGCCTCGCCGTCCGGCCCGGCATTTCGAACTCGACGCTGGGTCCAGTTTCTGGGGTGCCTTGCGTCTCGCCGGCTATCTCGGCGTCACAGTGGCTCTGAGCCCGGTTCAGCTCCTATTCCTGCTGCTGCGCGTGCGGGGGCGACATCTACTGCCGCGCCTCTATCATCGCCTGACCTGCCGCATCATCGGCCTCGACGTCGAAATCCGCGGTCGCATGTCAACGGCCACGCCGACGCTTTTCGTCAGCAACCACAGCTCCTATTTCGACATCCCGGTGCTGGGCTCGCTCATCGAGGGCAGCTTTGTGGCCAAGACCGAGGTCGGATCCTGGCCGGTCTTCGGCTGGCTTTCGAAGATGCAGCGCACCGTCTATGTCGACCGGCGCCGCGGCACCACGCATCGGCAGCGCGACGATCTGCAGAAGCGTCTCGACGCGGGCGATAATTTGGTTCTGTTCCCGGAAGGCACCTCGAACGACGGCAATCGTGTGCTGCCGTTCCGCTCGGCCCTTCTCAGCGTCGCCGAACGCGAGGCCAAGGGCGGCAAGCTCGTCGTGCAACCAGTCTCCGTCACCTATACCAAGCTCAATTCATTGCCGATGGGTTACGGCAACCGTGCCTATCTCGCCTGGTATGGCGACATGACCTTGGGCGACCATCTGTGGAATTTCGCGCGGCTGGGTCCTGCCCGTGTCGTGGTGGAATTCCACGACCCCATCACCATCGCCGACTTCCGCTCGCGCAAGGAACTGACCCAGCATTGCTACGCCCGCGTCTCCGGCGGTGTGGCTGATGCGCTGCATGGGAAGCTGGGCTAG
- a CDS encoding DUF1653 domain-containing protein has product MSDFKATHRHYKGGLYQKLFDATHSETEELLTIYLTSDGRPFARPKAMFDGLTDDGQRRFAPIEEG; this is encoded by the coding sequence GTGAGCGATTTCAAGGCGACCCACCGCCACTATAAGGGCGGCCTCTATCAGAAACTCTTCGACGCCACGCATAGCGAGACGGAAGAGCTGCTGACCATTTACCTGACATCGGATGGGAGGCCTTTCGCGCGGCCGAAAGCGATGTTCGATGGCCTCACGGATGACGGCCAGAGGCGGTTCGCGCCGATTGAGGAAGGTTGA
- a CDS encoding DUF1223 domain-containing protein, whose translation MMPRPIITALLALFLALPVLAPPALAQSSEGYIQPFSSPNGGGAGFGFAPNGAPGGNAVPELGLPETAPPTTLPSALNPAMPVAPLPGPVLTPISLETPPAPIVVEFFTSEGCATCLPASDYLRELAQRRNILPLSFHVDYWDYTGWQDRFADPAFAARQRAYAAARGKSMMYTPQMVIAGAIESLGTDRKAVEKGLKKADRRHAMYTLGLSKDPSGGIHLNLPQATLSVPASLWLVTYAYEGVTDIQAGENRGKRMVSANVVRSLRKVGNWTGMAEDRLITLTADEIARKPDACAIIANEAEFGPVVAAAAWDFKDLW comes from the coding sequence ATGATGCCTCGCCCGATCATCACCGCGCTGCTGGCGCTCTTTCTGGCCCTGCCCGTCCTGGCGCCCCCGGCGCTGGCGCAGAGCAGCGAGGGCTATATCCAGCCCTTTTCCAGCCCGAACGGCGGTGGCGCCGGCTTCGGCTTCGCCCCCAATGGTGCGCCCGGCGGCAATGCCGTGCCGGAGCTCGGCCTGCCCGAGACCGCACCACCCACGACCCTGCCGAGTGCGCTGAACCCGGCCATGCCGGTAGCGCCGCTGCCCGGTCCGGTCCTGACGCCGATCTCGCTTGAGACGCCGCCGGCGCCGATCGTGGTCGAGTTCTTTACCTCGGAAGGCTGCGCCACCTGCCTCCCGGCCAGCGACTATCTCAGGGAGTTGGCACAGCGGCGCAATATCCTGCCGCTCTCCTTCCATGTCGATTACTGGGATTATACCGGCTGGCAGGACCGCTTCGCCGACCCCGCTTTCGCCGCCCGCCAGCGCGCCTATGCCGCGGCCCGAGGCAAATCCATGATGTATACGCCGCAGATGGTCATCGCCGGTGCCATCGAAAGTCTGGGCACCGATCGCAAGGCGGTGGAGAAGGGCTTGAAGAAAGCCGACCGCCGCCACGCCATGTATACGCTGGGCCTCTCGAAGGATCCCAGTGGCGGCATCCATCTCAATCTGCCGCAGGCGACACTGTCCGTGCCGGCCAGCCTCTGGCTCGTCACCTATGCGTATGAAGGGGTAACCGACATCCAGGCCGGCGAAAATCGTGGCAAACGCATGGTCTCGGCCAATGTCGTGCGATCTTTGCGCAAGGTCGGCAATTGGACCGGCATGGCCGAGGACCGCCTGATCACCCTCACCGCCGACGAGATCGCGCGCAAACCCGATGCCTGCGCCATCATCGCCAACGAGGCCGAATTCGGTCCCGTCGTTGCCGCAGCGGCCTGGGATTTCAAGGATCTGTGGTGA
- a CDS encoding succinate dehydrogenase assembly factor 4: MTKPEEKPAAPTTPSPAEAPKAKPTPKEVGGPTGPEPTRYGDWERNGRVSDF, encoded by the coding sequence ATGACAAAGCCTGAAGAAAAACCAGCCGCACCAACGACCCCCAGTCCTGCCGAGGCTCCCAAGGCGAAGCCGACACCCAAAGAAGTCGGTGGCCCCACAGGCCCGGAGCCGACGCGCTATGGCGATTGGGAGCGGAACGGACGCGTCAGCGACTTTTAA
- the htpX gene encoding zinc metalloprotease HtpX, giving the protein MGYMRTALLLAAMTGLFLAVGYVIGGQTGMVFAFGLALVMNLFAYWNADKIVLRMYRAQPADGHPLEGIVADLARRAGLPMPKVYIIDNDQPNAFATGRNPENAAVAATTGLLRMLNRDEIAGVMAHELAHVKNRDSLTMTITAVLAGAIGMLANSLMFIGLAGGRDERNSPLGGIGALVVMILAPLAAMLVQMAISRGREYEADRVGAEISGQPRALASALNKIAHGAEVIDNEVAEGNPATAHLFIVNPLHGRAGDSLFSTHPATANRIERLLAMESGGIATGFSATTAAPRPATRRSSIPTVNRPKGPWS; this is encoded by the coding sequence ATGGGCTATATGCGAACCGCTTTGCTTCTGGCCGCCATGACCGGCCTGTTCCTGGCGGTGGGTTATGTCATCGGCGGGCAGACGGGCATGGTCTTCGCCTTCGGCCTGGCGCTGGTGATGAACCTGTTCGCCTATTGGAACGCCGACAAGATCGTCCTGCGCATGTACCGCGCGCAGCCGGCGGACGGACATCCGCTGGAAGGCATCGTGGCCGATCTGGCGCGCCGCGCCGGCCTGCCGATGCCAAAGGTCTATATCATCGACAACGATCAGCCCAATGCCTTTGCCACCGGCCGCAACCCGGAGAATGCGGCGGTCGCCGCGACGACAGGCTTGCTGCGCATGTTGAACCGCGATGAGATCGCCGGCGTCATGGCGCATGAGTTGGCCCATGTGAAGAACCGCGATTCGCTTACCATGACCATCACCGCTGTTCTCGCCGGCGCCATCGGCATGCTGGCAAATTCGCTGATGTTCATCGGCTTGGCCGGCGGTCGCGATGAGCGCAACAGCCCGCTGGGGGGCATCGGCGCGCTGGTGGTCATGATCCTCGCCCCACTCGCCGCCATGCTGGTGCAGATGGCGATTTCGCGCGGGCGCGAATATGAAGCCGATCGTGTCGGCGCCGAAATCAGCGGCCAGCCGCGGGCCCTCGCCAGCGCCCTCAACAAGATCGCCCATGGCGCCGAGGTGATCGACAATGAGGTGGCGGAAGGCAATCCGGCGACGGCACATCTCTTCATCGTCAACCCGCTGCATGGGCGCGCCGGCGACAGCCTGTTCTCGACCCATCCCGCCACCGCCAACCGCATCGAGCGGCTACTGGCGATGGAATCAGGCGGCATCGCCACGGGCTTCTCGGCCACCACGGCAGCACCGCGTCCGGCAACCCGCCGTTCCTCGATCCCGACCGTTAATCGCCCGAAGGGTCCGTGGAGCTGA